A single region of the Undibacterium piscinae genome encodes:
- the mnmA gene encoding tRNA 2-thiouridine(34) synthase MnmA, with amino-acid sequence MSKKRVVIGMSGGVDSSVSAWLLKEQGYEVIGLFMKNWEDDDDSEYCSTREDWIDAVSVADVVGVDIEAVNFAAEYKDRVFAEFLREYQAGRTPNPDVLCNAEIKFKAFLDHAMKLGADYIATGHYARVREVNGEFQLLKALDASKDQSYFLHRLNQAQLANTLFPLGEIQKTEVRKIAEQLQLPNAKKKDSTGICFIGERPFRDFLNRYLSYQPGDMKTAEGEIIGQHVGLSFYTLGQRKGIGIGGIKSHQNADGSSDAWYVARKDIINNTLYVVQGHDHPWLLSSSLEAAQVSWVAGHAPDITRMSAKTRYRQPDMACAFSGGGQQFQLDFDQAQWAVTPGQSAVLYDGDICLGGGIINSAGNKL; translated from the coding sequence ATGAGTAAAAAAAGAGTTGTTATCGGCATGTCTGGTGGCGTGGATTCATCAGTTTCCGCCTGGTTATTAAAGGAACAAGGCTACGAAGTCATCGGCCTGTTTATGAAAAACTGGGAAGATGACGATGATTCCGAGTACTGCTCAACGCGCGAAGACTGGATCGATGCCGTCAGCGTCGCCGATGTGGTGGGCGTTGATATCGAAGCGGTCAATTTTGCGGCGGAATACAAAGACCGCGTATTTGCCGAATTCTTGCGTGAATACCAGGCTGGCCGTACGCCAAATCCTGATGTGCTGTGCAATGCCGAAATCAAGTTCAAGGCATTTCTCGATCACGCCATGAAGCTAGGCGCCGATTACATTGCCACCGGCCATTACGCGCGGGTCCGTGAAGTCAACGGCGAATTCCAATTGCTCAAGGCACTCGATGCCAGCAAGGATCAAAGCTATTTTCTGCACAGGTTAAATCAGGCCCAGCTTGCCAATACCCTGTTCCCGCTCGGTGAAATTCAAAAAACCGAAGTGCGTAAAATCGCCGAACAACTACAGTTGCCGAATGCCAAGAAAAAAGATTCCACCGGTATCTGCTTCATCGGTGAGCGCCCTTTCCGCGATTTCCTGAACCGTTACCTGTCCTACCAACCCGGCGACATGAAAACCGCCGAAGGCGAAATCATAGGTCAGCACGTGGGTCTGAGCTTTTACACCCTGGGTCAACGCAAAGGCATAGGCATAGGCGGTATCAAGTCGCATCAGAATGCCGATGGCAGCAGTGACGCCTGGTATGTGGCGCGTAAGGACATCATCAACAACACGCTTTACGTGGTACAAGGTCACGATCATCCATGGCTACTATCATCCTCACTGGAAGCGGCGCAAGTAAGCTGGGTCGCAGGACATGCACCTGATATCACCCGTATGTCGGCCAAGACGCGTTATCGCCAACCGGATATGGCTTGCGCCTTCAGTGGCGGCGGGCAGCAGTTCCAGCTCGATTTTGATCAGGCGCAGTGGGCGGTGACTCCGGGGCAATCGGCAGTTTTATATGACGGTGATATCTGTCTCGGCGGCGGCATCATTAATTCGGCAGGCAACAAGCTTTAA
- a CDS encoding Re/Si-specific NAD(P)(+) transhydrogenase subunit alpha — translation MRIGIPAETRPGETRVAATPETIKKYVSAKHRVVVQTGAGIAASITDEAYQAAGAEIGSAADAFGAELVLKVRAPSADERALMKSGTVLVGMLNPFDAENIAAMAAHGISAFALEAAPRITRAQSLDVLSSQANIAGYKAVLMAANTYQRFMPMLMTAAGTVKAARVLIMGVGVAGLQAIATAKRLGAVIEASDVRPPVKEQVESLGAKFIDVPYETDEEREIAKGSGGYARPMPASWMARQAALVHERAKQADIIITTALIPGRKAPILISEETVKAMKPGSVIVDMAVEQGGNCPLSELGKTVTKYGVHIIGEPNLATLVAADASALYARNVLDFLKLIIDKDAALVINKEDEIIVATLVCAGGEVLKK, via the coding sequence ATGAGAATCGGCATTCCCGCCGAGACCCGGCCGGGCGAGACGCGTGTTGCGGCGACCCCAGAAACCATTAAGAAATATGTTTCAGCCAAGCACCGGGTCGTCGTTCAAACTGGCGCAGGTATCGCCGCTAGTATTACAGATGAAGCCTATCAGGCTGCCGGTGCCGAAATTGGTTCCGCTGCCGATGCTTTCGGTGCTGAACTGGTGCTGAAAGTGAGAGCTCCATCGGCCGACGAACGCGCCCTGATGAAATCAGGTACAGTGCTCGTTGGTATGCTCAATCCTTTTGATGCTGAGAATATTGCAGCGATGGCCGCACATGGCATCTCTGCATTTGCACTCGAAGCGGCTCCGCGCATTACCCGTGCGCAGTCACTCGATGTCTTGTCATCACAAGCCAATATCGCCGGTTACAAAGCCGTACTGATGGCCGCGAATACTTATCAGCGCTTTATGCCTATGCTGATGACTGCAGCAGGAACCGTCAAGGCTGCCCGCGTATTGATCATGGGCGTGGGCGTTGCCGGTTTACAGGCGATCGCTACCGCCAAGCGCCTGGGCGCCGTAATTGAAGCCTCAGACGTACGTCCGCCGGTCAAGGAACAAGTTGAGTCGCTGGGCGCTAAATTCATTGATGTCCCTTACGAGACCGATGAAGAGCGTGAAATCGCCAAAGGTAGCGGCGGTTATGCCCGTCCTATGCCGGCTTCGTGGATGGCGCGTCAGGCTGCCTTGGTGCATGAGCGCGCCAAGCAGGCTGATATCATCATCACTACGGCATTGATACCGGGACGCAAGGCACCGATCCTGATCTCCGAAGAAACCGTCAAGGCCATGAAGCCAGGTTCAGTGATTGTCGATATGGCAGTCGAGCAGGGTGGTAATTGTCCGCTGTCAGAATTGGGCAAAACCGTCACCAAGTATGGCGTGCATATCATCGGCGAACCCAATCTGGCCACTTTGGTGGCAGCTGACGCTTCCGCCTTGTATGCCCGTAACGTACTGGATTTCCTCAAGCTGATCATCGATAAGGATGCCGCATTGGTGATCAATAAGGAAGATGAAATCATTGTAGCAACGCTGGTTTGCGCCGGCGGTGAAGTGTTGAAGAAATAA
- a CDS encoding aspartate 1-decarboxylase, whose amino-acid sequence MQRNMLRAKIHRASVTQCDLHYEGSCGIDENLLDAADIKEHEQIELYNVNNGERFSTYVIKGKRGSGEISLNGAAARRVQLGDLMIICTYAPMTDEEASTFKPKVVFVDGKNQITSLKEY is encoded by the coding sequence ATGCAAAGAAATATGCTACGCGCCAAAATTCATCGTGCATCTGTAACCCAGTGTGACCTCCACTACGAAGGATCGTGTGGAATCGATGAAAATCTGCTCGATGCCGCCGACATCAAGGAACACGAGCAGATTGAGCTGTACAACGTTAACAATGGCGAACGCTTCTCCACTTATGTCATCAAAGGCAAACGTGGTAGCGGTGAAATCTCCTTGAACGGTGCTGCAGCGCGTCGTGTGCAACTGGGCGATCTGATGATCATTTGTACGTATGCGCCAATGACCGACGAAGAGGCGAGTACGTTCAAGCCTAAAGTGGTTTTTGTCGACGGTAAAAATCAGATCACCAGTCTTAAAGAATATTAA
- a CDS encoding NAD(P) transhydrogenase subunit alpha gives MEVSHTLTNLIIFVLAIYVGYHVVWTVTPALHTPLMAVTNAISAIIIVGAMLAAGLTEGLLAQVMGTVAVALAAVNVFGGFLVTQRMLEMFKKKEPKVAAKEIK, from the coding sequence ATGGAAGTTAGTCACACCCTTACCAACCTCATCATTTTTGTGCTGGCAATTTATGTCGGCTATCACGTGGTCTGGACGGTTACCCCTGCATTGCATACGCCTTTGATGGCGGTTACCAATGCCATTTCCGCCATCATCATCGTTGGCGCCATGCTCGCTGCCGGCTTGACTGAAGGCTTGCTGGCGCAAGTGATGGGCACGGTTGCGGTAGCTTTAGCCGCCGTTAACGTATTTGGCGGGTTTTTGGTTACCCAGAGGATGCTGGAAATGTTCAAGAAAAAAGAACCTAAAGTGGCTGCCAAGGAGATCAAATGA